In a genomic window of Candidatus Acidiferrales bacterium:
- the polA gene encoding DNA polymerase I: MAAKRFFILDGTALAYRAYFAMISHPLINSKGQNTSAAFGFANYLMKIIGDEKPDYLVAVFDTGEPTFRHKEYPEYKATREKMPEEMIGQLAHIKRMLNAFGVPTLEKAGYEADDLIGTLAQLAAKENIDVFMVTGDKDFMQLVTPRIKMYKPGKSGMEVEIVDEKGVEKKFGVKPSQVIDVMALTGDAVDNVPGIKGIGDKTAIPLIQQYGTLEKLLASADKIEKPALQEKLKQGKNMALLSKKLVTIKTDVPLGVDFHSLKEKNTDGAEVTKIFNELEFRSLIKRAQQMIPAPSEKTKEPAEEEKETAGEPSVTEVRFEDGNYKDVSSVKHSYKLITDLSDLQKLVEKLKKSEFVSMDTETTGTNALLADLVGISLSVKPREAYYVSVASDGGDLFSGGEARRGVSVKDAVKLLKPIFESSKIKKVGQNLKYDMLILSNYGVTTQGVAFDSMVAAYVVSPDGQHNLDALAKEYLGYKPIAIEELIGKGKNQINMSEVSPEVVAEYSGEDADVALQLRDVLQKKLEKSNLLGLCEKVEFPLIEVLAEVERTGVKIDTEILGQISKELERMIENLGDEVYKLAGEEFNINSPKQLGEILFKKMKIAPTKKTKTGYSTDVFVLEELGAEHPIAEKILTYRKVTKLKSTYVDVLPTLINPRTGRVHTSFNQTVAATGRLSSADPNLQNIPIRGEMGKEIRKAFVPGEKGWVMVSADYSQIELRIMAHICKDEGLIDAFNKHEDIHRTTASKVFGVPTDEVTSDMRRKAKEVNFGLLYGIGPYGLKIRLGISQGEAKDVIDTYFRRFPRVREYINSTLEFARKHGYVETLLGRRRYLANINSKNSAVRMAEERQAINMPIQGTAADMIKLAMIAIHHEMKKKDMKSRMLLQVHDELVFESPKSEVKELEKLVTDRMKTAMKLSVPVDVEVGTGPNWLDAH, encoded by the coding sequence GTGGCCGCAAAAAGATTTTTTATACTCGACGGAACAGCACTCGCTTATCGCGCATATTTCGCGATGATCAGCCACCCCCTCATCAATTCGAAAGGCCAGAACACGAGCGCGGCGTTCGGCTTTGCAAATTATCTGATGAAAATTATAGGCGATGAAAAGCCGGATTACCTGGTGGCCGTCTTCGATACGGGCGAACCGACGTTCCGCCACAAAGAATATCCGGAATACAAAGCCACTCGAGAAAAGATGCCTGAAGAGATGATCGGCCAGTTGGCGCATATAAAGAGAATGCTGAACGCTTTCGGTGTGCCGACACTTGAAAAGGCAGGCTATGAAGCCGACGACCTCATCGGAACGCTTGCACAGCTTGCCGCAAAGGAAAACATCGATGTCTTCATGGTGACGGGTGACAAAGACTTTATGCAGCTTGTAACTCCGAGAATAAAAATGTATAAGCCGGGAAAGAGCGGGATGGAGGTCGAGATAGTCGATGAAAAGGGTGTCGAGAAAAAATTCGGAGTGAAGCCGTCGCAGGTGATCGATGTTATGGCGTTGACGGGCGACGCGGTGGACAATGTCCCCGGCATCAAAGGGATCGGCGATAAGACGGCAATTCCCTTGATTCAACAATATGGCACGCTGGAGAAATTACTGGCGAGTGCAGACAAGATTGAAAAGCCGGCTCTTCAGGAAAAGTTGAAGCAAGGAAAGAATATGGCACTTCTCTCGAAGAAATTGGTCACGATAAAAACGGACGTGCCGCTCGGCGTCGATTTTCATTCGCTAAAAGAAAAAAATACCGACGGTGCTGAGGTCACAAAGATTTTCAATGAGCTGGAATTTCGCTCGCTCATCAAGAGGGCACAGCAAATGATTCCTGCACCGTCGGAGAAGACAAAAGAACCGGCAGAGGAGGAAAAGGAAACCGCAGGTGAACCTTCAGTTACTGAAGTCCGGTTCGAGGATGGAAATTATAAAGATGTATCAAGTGTCAAGCATTCATACAAGCTCATAACCGATTTATCCGATCTTCAAAAGTTGGTGGAGAAATTGAAGAAGTCGGAGTTCGTCTCGATGGATACGGAGACGACAGGGACGAACGCTCTTCTTGCCGATTTGGTGGGGATTTCTTTGTCGGTAAAGCCGCGCGAGGCATATTATGTCAGCGTAGCCTCCGACGGCGGGGATCTCTTCTCGGGCGGTGAGGCCAGACGTGGTGTCAGCGTCAAAGATGCTGTCAAATTATTGAAGCCAATTTTTGAATCGTCAAAGATCAAAAAGGTCGGACAGAATTTGAAATACGATATGCTGATACTTTCCAACTATGGCGTCACGACTCAGGGAGTTGCTTTCGATTCCATGGTTGCAGCATATGTCGTTAGTCCGGACGGACAGCACAACCTCGACGCGCTCGCGAAAGAATATCTGGGATACAAGCCGATAGCGATCGAGGAGCTGATCGGCAAAGGGAAAAATCAAATAAACATGAGCGAGGTTTCGCCGGAAGTGGTCGCGGAATATTCGGGCGAAGATGCCGATGTTGCATTGCAGCTGAGAGATGTTCTCCAGAAGAAATTGGAGAAATCAAATCTGCTTGGCCTGTGCGAAAAGGTGGAATTTCCACTGATCGAGGTTCTTGCGGAGGTGGAGAGAACCGGCGTGAAGATCGATACGGAGATACTCGGGCAAATTTCGAAAGAGCTGGAACGAATGATCGAAAACCTTGGTGACGAGGTCTACAAACTTGCCGGCGAAGAATTCAACATTAATTCTCCAAAGCAGCTCGGAGAAATCTTGTTCAAGAAGATGAAGATAGCCCCTACTAAGAAAACAAAAACAGGATATTCGACAGACGTTTTCGTGCTCGAAGAGTTGGGCGCAGAGCATCCGATTGCGGAGAAAATTCTCACCTATAGAAAAGTGACGAAGCTGAAATCGACATACGTAGATGTGCTTCCGACTTTGATAAATCCGCGGACCGGAAGAGTCCACACTTCGTTCAATCAAACGGTGGCGGCTACCGGAAGACTCAGCTCCGCAGATCCAAACCTGCAAAACATTCCCATTCGGGGTGAGATGGGAAAGGAAATCAGGAAAGCGTTTGTGCCGGGTGAAAAGGGGTGGGTGATGGTTTCTGCTGACTATTCGCAGATCGAGCTTCGTATCATGGCACACATCTGCAAAGACGAAGGCTTGATCGACGCGTTCAATAAGCACGAAGATATCCACCGGACTACAGCTTCAAAAGTGTTCGGCGTTCCCACCGACGAGGTCACTTCCGATATGCGCCGCAAAGCGAAGGAAGTAAACTTCGGGCTGCTGTACGGGATCGGTCCGTATGGATTAAAAATTCGTCTGGGAATTTCGCAGGGTGAAGCCAAGGACGTGATCGATACATATTTTCGGAGATTCCCGCGGGTTCGTGAATATATAAACAGTACGCTTGAATTTGCGCGCAAGCATGGATACGTCGAGACGCTTCTCGGAAGACGCCGGTACCTCGCCAACATCAACAGCAAAAATTCTGCCGTGAGAATGGCTGAAGAGAGACAGGCGATCAACATGCCGATACAGGGAACCGCCGCAGACATGATCAAGCTTGCCATGATCGCAATCCACCACGAGATGAAGAAGAAGGACATGAAATCGCGGATGTTACTGCAAGTGCATGACGAATTGGTTTTCGAGTCGCCAAAGAGCGAAGTGAAGGAACTGGAAAAGCTTGTAACCGACAGGATGAAAACTGCAATGAAGCTGAGTGTGCCTGTTGATGTCGAGGTCGGCACGGGACCGAACTGGCTGGATGCGCACTGA